The following are from one region of the Sandaracinus amylolyticus genome:
- a CDS encoding DedA family protein: protein MEQAVQFFVENGSYGLMIAALIAAGLGLPLPEDIVMISGAILAQRGLTDLGLTVAALAFGVFAGDTALFFLAKRIGPGIYKWRPIQRMMPEPRRRYVEGLMEKHGTLVVFFARHVAGFRGPTFAIAAIHGISYPRFIVADMLALAISLPLWMGLGWFFADRWDDLFSHTQTAERAVTIGVLVVVVVLVVGHYVSKAIKKKLAEKVDREVVAEAREESSAQPPASSSSSGKDAIAE from the coding sequence ATGGAGCAAGCGGTCCAATTCTTCGTGGAGAACGGGTCGTACGGCCTGATGATCGCGGCGCTGATCGCCGCGGGGCTCGGCCTGCCGCTCCCCGAGGACATCGTGATGATCTCGGGCGCGATCCTCGCGCAGCGTGGGCTGACCGATCTCGGGCTCACCGTCGCGGCGCTCGCGTTCGGGGTGTTCGCGGGCGACACCGCGCTCTTCTTCCTCGCGAAGCGGATCGGGCCCGGCATCTACAAGTGGCGGCCCATCCAGCGGATGATGCCCGAGCCGCGACGTCGCTACGTCGAGGGCCTGATGGAGAAGCACGGCACGCTGGTCGTGTTCTTCGCGCGACACGTCGCGGGCTTCCGCGGGCCGACCTTCGCGATCGCCGCGATCCACGGCATCTCGTACCCGCGCTTCATCGTGGCCGACATGCTCGCGCTCGCGATCTCGCTGCCGCTGTGGATGGGGCTCGGCTGGTTCTTCGCGGATCGCTGGGACGATCTCTTCAGCCACACCCAGACCGCGGAGCGCGCGGTCACGATCGGCGTGCTGGTCGTCGTCGTGGTGCTCGTGGTGGGGCACTACGTGAGCAAGGCGATCAAGAAGAAGCTCGCGGAGAAGGTCGACCGTGAGGTCGTCGCGGAAGCGCGCGAAGAGTCGAGCGCGCAGCCGCCCGCATCGTCGTCGTCGTCGGGCAAGGACGCGATCGCAGAGTAG
- the purH gene encoding bifunctional phosphoribosylaminoimidazolecarboxamide formyltransferase/IMP cyclohydrolase, translating into MARIERALVSVSDKRGVIELCRTLADKGVEILSTGGTAKALRGAGIAVIDVAEYTGSPEVMDGRVKTLHPRVHGGILMRDTIGDRTQLTELGGQAIDLVVVNLYPFEATVARNAPHDEIVENIDIGGPSMIRSAAKNHARVTVVVDPADYDEVVASLDAPEGPSAALRARLAAKAFAQTAAYDGAIAAYLTSIDASGARTEYPGTLTFSLEKAYGLRYGENPHQSGAFYVERNAPAGSLARSESVGAGGKELSFNNLVDCDAALEAVREFDEPAAVVVKHTNPCGVATRGTLHDAYLAAREADALSAFGGIVALNRPVDLATAKHLVETFLECVIAPKFADDALELLRTKKNLRLLATGEWLRADHRALTAKKVDGGFVVQQRDASAGVETANAKVVTQRRPTPEELASLDFAWRVCKHVKSNAIVLAQGTTTVGVGAGQMSRVVSVEIAVKKAGDKSRGSVLASDAFFPFPDGVEAAAKAGVTAVVQPGGSVKDADVIAAADAAGIAMLFTGVRHFRH; encoded by the coding sequence ATGGCTCGAATCGAGAGAGCGCTGGTCTCGGTGTCGGACAAGCGCGGCGTGATCGAGCTCTGCCGCACGCTCGCCGACAAGGGTGTCGAGATCCTGTCGACCGGCGGCACCGCGAAGGCGCTGCGCGGCGCCGGCATCGCGGTGATCGACGTCGCCGAGTACACGGGCTCGCCGGAGGTGATGGACGGACGCGTGAAGACGCTCCATCCGCGCGTGCACGGCGGGATCCTGATGCGCGACACGATCGGCGATCGCACCCAGCTCACGGAGCTGGGCGGCCAGGCGATCGATCTCGTCGTCGTGAACCTCTATCCCTTCGAGGCCACCGTCGCGCGCAACGCGCCGCACGACGAGATCGTCGAGAACATCGACATCGGCGGGCCCTCGATGATCCGCAGCGCGGCGAAGAACCACGCGCGCGTCACCGTGGTCGTCGACCCCGCGGACTACGACGAGGTCGTCGCCTCGCTCGACGCGCCCGAGGGCCCGAGCGCCGCGCTCCGCGCCCGCCTCGCCGCGAAGGCGTTCGCCCAGACCGCCGCGTACGACGGCGCGATCGCGGCGTACCTCACGTCGATCGACGCGAGCGGCGCGCGCACCGAGTATCCGGGCACGCTGACGTTCTCGCTCGAGAAGGCGTACGGCCTGCGCTACGGCGAGAACCCGCACCAGAGCGGCGCGTTCTACGTCGAGCGCAACGCGCCTGCGGGCTCGCTCGCGCGCTCCGAGTCGGTCGGCGCGGGCGGCAAGGAGCTCTCGTTCAACAACCTCGTCGACTGCGACGCGGCGCTCGAGGCGGTGCGCGAATTCGACGAGCCCGCCGCGGTCGTCGTGAAGCACACGAACCCCTGCGGCGTGGCGACGCGCGGCACGCTGCACGACGCGTATCTCGCGGCCCGCGAGGCCGACGCGCTGAGCGCGTTCGGCGGCATCGTCGCGCTGAACCGCCCGGTCGATCTCGCGACCGCGAAGCACCTCGTCGAGACGTTCCTCGAGTGCGTGATCGCGCCGAAGTTCGCGGACGACGCGCTCGAGCTGCTGCGCACGAAGAAGAACCTGCGCCTGCTCGCGACGGGCGAGTGGCTGCGCGCCGATCACCGCGCGCTCACCGCGAAGAAGGTCGACGGCGGGTTCGTGGTGCAGCAGCGCGACGCGAGCGCCGGCGTCGAGACGGCGAACGCGAAGGTCGTCACCCAGCGCCGCCCGACGCCCGAGGAGCTCGCCTCGCTCGACTTCGCGTGGCGCGTCTGCAAGCACGTGAAGAGCAACGCGATCGTGCTCGCGCAGGGCACGACGACGGTGGGCGTCGGCGCGGGCCAGATGTCGCGCGTGGTGAGCGTCGAGATCGCGGTGAAGAAGGCGGGCGACAAGTCCCGCGGCAGCGTGCTCGCGAGCGACGCGTTCTTCCCGTTCCCCGACGGAGTCGAGGCCGCGGCGAAGGCGGGTGTGACCGCGGTGGTGCAGCCCGGTGGCTCGGTGAAGGACGCGGACGTGATCGCGGCCGCGGACGCCGCAGGCATCGCGATGCTGTTCACCGGAGTCCGCCACTTCCGGCACTGA
- a CDS encoding thiamine pyrophosphate-binding protein — MLHGGRIVARALKNEGITHVFTLCGGHIQNIYDGCLDEGIRVVDTRHEQTAGHAADGYARVTGKPGVALVTAGPGVTDVVTAVANAQRAGVPMIVIGGAGPVAYKHMGSLQDMDHVELMKPITKWSATVTETRRLEEFVTTAFRIATTGVPGPVFLEIPLDILMNFATDQQIVRPTQYRSELTPAPSKEAIEAAAKLIDGAERPMVICGSQLRWSRDKGALERFLAKRPMPTFLNGMARGALAPSHSCFMSRSRRAALAGADVVIVLGTPFDFRVDYGREGTWAKDVKVIQIDLDPEELGRNRGVDVGIPADSGHALAALEQAIAKKDAGDWLATIRADEEGRQGKMRAEIAGGATSPPNPLWVCSELAKYVQDDTIVIGDGGDFVATAAYTLPIRWPGLWMDPGPLGTLGVGPGYAMAAKLVRPESRVILVYGDGSFGLHGLEFEAMARQGIKVVGVIGNDACWTQIYRGQRDIFGAERTPATKLAYTRYDLVAEAVGAKGFYAETPDQVKDALQKAFECPEPALVNVKIGSSDFRKGAISV, encoded by the coding sequence ATGCTCCACGGCGGTCGGATCGTCGCACGCGCGCTCAAGAACGAAGGGATCACCCACGTCTTCACGCTCTGCGGCGGGCACATCCAGAACATCTACGACGGGTGTCTCGACGAGGGCATCCGCGTGGTCGACACGCGCCACGAGCAGACCGCGGGGCACGCGGCCGACGGCTACGCGCGCGTGACCGGCAAGCCCGGCGTCGCGCTCGTCACCGCGGGCCCCGGCGTGACCGACGTCGTCACTGCGGTCGCGAACGCGCAGCGCGCGGGCGTGCCGATGATCGTGATCGGAGGCGCGGGCCCGGTCGCGTACAAGCACATGGGCTCGCTGCAGGACATGGATCACGTCGAGCTCATGAAGCCGATCACGAAGTGGTCGGCGACCGTGACCGAGACGCGACGCCTCGAGGAGTTCGTCACGACCGCGTTCCGCATCGCCACGACCGGCGTGCCGGGCCCGGTGTTCCTCGAGATCCCGCTCGACATCCTGATGAACTTCGCGACGGACCAGCAGATCGTCCGTCCGACGCAGTACCGCAGCGAGCTCACGCCCGCGCCCTCGAAGGAGGCGATCGAGGCCGCCGCGAAGCTGATCGACGGCGCCGAGCGCCCGATGGTGATCTGCGGCTCGCAGCTGCGCTGGTCGCGCGACAAGGGCGCGCTCGAGCGCTTCCTCGCGAAGCGCCCGATGCCGACGTTCCTCAACGGCATGGCGCGCGGCGCGCTCGCGCCCTCGCACAGCTGCTTCATGTCGCGCTCGCGTCGCGCTGCGCTCGCGGGTGCCGACGTCGTGATCGTGCTCGGCACGCCCTTCGACTTCCGCGTCGACTACGGCCGCGAGGGCACGTGGGCGAAGGACGTGAAGGTCATCCAGATCGACCTCGATCCCGAGGAGCTCGGGCGCAATCGCGGCGTCGACGTCGGCATCCCGGCGGACAGCGGTCACGCGCTCGCGGCGCTCGAGCAGGCGATCGCGAAGAAGGACGCCGGCGACTGGCTCGCGACGATCCGCGCCGACGAAGAGGGCCGTCAGGGCAAGATGCGCGCGGAGATCGCGGGCGGCGCGACGAGCCCGCCGAACCCGCTCTGGGTCTGCAGCGAGCTCGCGAAGTACGTGCAGGACGACACGATCGTGATCGGCGACGGCGGTGACTTCGTCGCGACCGCGGCGTACACGCTGCCGATCCGGTGGCCGGGGCTGTGGATGGATCCCGGCCCGCTCGGCACGCTGGGCGTGGGCCCGGGGTACGCGATGGCGGCGAAGCTCGTGCGCCCCGAGAGCCGCGTGATCCTGGTGTACGGCGACGGCAGCTTCGGCCTGCACGGCCTCGAGTTCGAGGCGATGGCGCGCCAGGGGATCAAGGTCGTCGGCGTGATCGGCAACGACGCGTGCTGGACGCAGATCTATCGCGGTCAGCGCGACATCTTCGGCGCGGAGCGCACGCCCGCGACGAAGCTCGCGTACACGCGCTACGACCTCGTCGCGGAAGCGGTGGGCGCGAAGGGCTTCTACGCGGAGACGCCGGACCAGGTGAAGGACGCGCTGCAGAAGGCATTCGAGTGCCCGGAGCCGGCGCTGGTGAACGTGAAGATCGGCTCGTCTGATTTCCGGAAGGGCGCGATCTCGGTCTGA
- a CDS encoding alkyl sulfatase dimerization domain-containing protein — MGKLTQLAEDVIDGIVDVEEVAPFTPRLELDEIAPGIAFVSSFANATAITTERGLVLVDTGSFLLSGQVHVSLRMWRPDARAHAVVFTHGHVDHCFGVERWEQEADARGWARPTVYAHELVPARFARYRRARGWNACINQRQFQTPVQFPERFRDPDVTYSTRLAIDAGGERIELFHARGETDDATWAWFPSRRLVCAGDLVIWACPNAGNPQKVQRYALDWAHALRAMAALEPELLTPGHGLPIAGAERVRALLIDTAELLESLHDQTLALMNQGARLADVLATVKAPAHLLEKPYLRPTYDEPAFIVRNVWRLYGGWWDGEPASLQPAHPRDLAREIASMCGGASALADRALALSDAGEHALASHLAQMAGDAAPRDAGVWRARRTVLARRADAATSVMARGIYKAASEETPKE; from the coding sequence GTGGGGAAGCTGACGCAGCTCGCGGAAGACGTCATCGACGGCATCGTCGACGTCGAAGAGGTCGCGCCGTTCACGCCGCGCCTCGAGCTCGACGAGATCGCGCCCGGCATCGCGTTCGTGTCGAGCTTCGCGAACGCGACGGCGATCACGACCGAGCGCGGGCTCGTGCTCGTCGACACCGGCTCGTTCCTGCTCTCGGGGCAGGTGCACGTGAGCCTCCGGATGTGGCGCCCCGACGCGCGCGCGCACGCGGTCGTGTTCACGCACGGGCACGTCGATCACTGCTTCGGCGTCGAGCGCTGGGAGCAGGAGGCGGACGCCCGTGGTTGGGCGCGCCCGACCGTCTACGCGCACGAGCTCGTGCCCGCGCGCTTCGCGCGATATCGACGCGCCCGCGGTTGGAACGCCTGCATCAACCAGCGTCAGTTCCAGACTCCGGTGCAGTTCCCCGAGCGCTTCCGCGATCCCGACGTGACGTACTCGACGCGCCTCGCGATCGACGCGGGCGGCGAGCGCATCGAGCTCTTCCACGCGCGCGGTGAGACCGACGACGCGACGTGGGCGTGGTTTCCCTCGCGGCGGCTCGTCTGCGCAGGCGACCTCGTCATCTGGGCCTGTCCGAACGCCGGCAACCCGCAGAAGGTCCAGCGCTATGCGCTCGACTGGGCGCACGCGCTGCGCGCGATGGCCGCGCTCGAGCCGGAGCTCCTCACGCCCGGCCACGGCCTGCCGATCGCGGGCGCCGAGCGCGTGCGCGCGCTCTTGATCGACACCGCGGAGCTGCTCGAGTCCCTGCACGATCAGACGCTCGCGCTGATGAACCAGGGCGCGCGCCTCGCCGACGTGCTCGCGACGGTGAAGGCACCGGCACACTTGCTCGAGAAGCCGTACCTGCGACCGACCTACGACGAGCCCGCGTTCATCGTGCGCAACGTGTGGCGCCTCTACGGCGGGTGGTGGGACGGCGAGCCCGCGTCGCTGCAGCCCGCGCACCCTCGTGATCTCGCGCGCGAGATCGCGTCGATGTGCGGCGGCGCGAGCGCGCTCGCAGATCGCGCGCTCGCGCTCTCCGACGCGGGCGAGCACGCGCTCGCGTCGCACCTCGCGCAGATGGCAGGCGACGCGGCGCCGCGCGATGCCGGCGTGTGGCGCGCGCGTCGTACCGTGCTCGCGCGACGCGCCGATGCCGCGACGTCGGTGATGGCGCGCGGGATCTACAAAGCGGCGTCCGAGGAGACTCCGAAGGAGTGA
- the purD gene encoding phosphoribosylamine--glycine ligase, whose product MKVLVVGSGGREHAMAWKIAQSPQVEEVIAAPGNAGIAAVARCIDVRADDVPGIVALAQREQVGLVVIGPEAPLVIGLADALRDAGIATFGPSREAARLEGSKVVSKELMAEAGIPTAGFRIFDDADAAEAYVREAGRPLVVKADGLAAGKGVIVAGDTDEALDAIRTIMRERVFGDAGGRVVIEEVLRGPEVSYHVVCDGTRYVALASAQDHKRLADGDRGPNTGGMGAYSPAAPVTPELEQQILARCVEPTLAAMRARGTPFVGALFVGLMIVDGAPLVLEYNVRFGDPETEVLMARWQGDVLPLFLGAANGDLSGVRPSATSGAALCVVIAAHGYPGTPRKGDVIEGLDDAASLEGVQVFHAGTQRAGDRVVSAGGRVLCVTANGADVDAAAASAYAAVDRIRLAGSQHRRDIGWQARTR is encoded by the coding sequence ATGAAGGTACTGGTCGTCGGATCCGGTGGGCGCGAGCACGCGATGGCGTGGAAGATCGCGCAGTCGCCGCAGGTCGAAGAGGTCATCGCGGCGCCCGGCAACGCGGGGATCGCCGCGGTCGCGCGCTGCATCGACGTGCGCGCCGACGACGTGCCCGGGATCGTCGCGCTCGCGCAGCGCGAGCAGGTCGGGCTCGTCGTGATCGGCCCCGAGGCGCCGCTCGTGATCGGGCTCGCCGACGCGCTGCGCGACGCGGGCATCGCGACGTTCGGTCCCTCACGCGAGGCGGCGAGGCTCGAGGGCTCGAAGGTGGTCAGCAAGGAGCTGATGGCCGAGGCGGGCATCCCCACCGCCGGCTTCCGCATCTTCGACGACGCCGACGCGGCCGAGGCCTACGTGCGCGAGGCCGGCAGACCGTTGGTGGTCAAAGCAGATGGGCTCGCGGCCGGGAAGGGCGTGATCGTCGCGGGAGACACCGACGAGGCGCTCGACGCGATCCGCACGATCATGCGCGAGCGCGTGTTCGGCGACGCGGGCGGGCGCGTGGTGATCGAAGAGGTCCTGCGCGGCCCCGAGGTCAGCTACCACGTCGTGTGCGACGGCACGCGCTACGTCGCGCTCGCGTCGGCGCAGGATCACAAGCGCCTCGCCGACGGCGATCGCGGTCCCAACACCGGCGGCATGGGCGCGTACTCGCCCGCCGCGCCGGTCACGCCCGAGCTCGAGCAGCAGATCCTCGCGCGCTGCGTGGAGCCCACGCTCGCGGCGATGCGCGCGCGCGGCACGCCCTTCGTCGGCGCGCTCTTCGTCGGGCTGATGATCGTCGACGGCGCGCCGTTGGTGCTCGAGTACAACGTGCGCTTCGGCGACCCCGAGACCGAGGTGCTGATGGCGCGCTGGCAGGGCGACGTGCTGCCGCTCTTCCTCGGCGCCGCGAACGGCGATCTCTCGGGCGTGCGTCCGAGCGCGACGAGCGGCGCCGCGCTGTGCGTCGTGATCGCGGCGCACGGCTACCCCGGCACGCCGCGCAAGGGCGACGTGATCGAGGGCCTCGACGATGCCGCGTCGCTCGAGGGCGTGCAGGTGTTCCACGCGGGCACGCAGCGCGCGGGTGATCGCGTGGTGAGCGCAGGCGGTCGCGTGCTCTGCGTCACCGCGAACGGCGCCGACGTCGACGCCGCCGCAGCGAGCGCCTACGCGGCGGTCGATCGCATCCGGCTCGCGGGCTCACAGCACCGCCGCGACATCGGCTGGCAGGCACGCACGCGCTGA